TACCCATGATGCGTCTGTTGCAGGGCGAGGTGGGCTCGGGAAAAACGATGGTCGCCACCTGCGCCATGCTGCAGGCCATCGATGCCGGAAGCCAGGCGGCGCTGCTTGCTCCCACTGAGGTCTTGGCCTCCCAGCATGCGGCCTCGATTGGTACGTCCGTGCCAGAAGGCGTCAAGGTTGTGCTCTTAACCGGATCCATGCGGACCGCCGAGAAGCGCCAAGCGCTCCTGGATATCGTCTCGGGTGAGGCGAATATCGTCATCGGCACGCATGCCATCATTCAAGAATCGGTTGAGTTCTTCGATTTGGGCTTGGTGATCGTGGATGAGCAGCACCGCTTTGGCGTAGAGCAACGCGATAGCCTGCGCTCTAAGACGCGCGAGGGGATAAGTCCCCACGTCTTGGTCATGACGGCAACCCCCATCCCGCGTACCATCGCCATGACGATTTTCGGCGATCTCGCGGTATCGACGCTCGCCGAGCTACCGGGCGGAAGAAAACCGATCCAGTCCGCCGTGGTGGCGGAGTGGCGGCCCATTTGGGTGGCGCGGGCGCTCGAGCGCATCCGCGAGGAAGTAGCGCATGGCCACCAGGCCTATATCGTCTGCCCGCGCATCGAAGGCGAGGGCGGAGTGCTTGAGCTGGCGGAACAGCTTGCCGCCGGCCCGTTTAAGGGGCTGCGGGTAGATATCTTGCACGGCAAGATGCCGAATAAGGATGAGGTCATGACCTCATTTGCCCGGGGTGAGATCGATATCTTGGTATCTACCACGGTCATCGAGGTGGGCGTCGATGTTCCCAACGCCACGGTCATGCTCATCCGCGAGGCGGAGAATTTCGGCGTCTCCCAGTTGCACCAATTGCGCGGGCGCGTAGGCCGCGGCGGCAATGCGTCCATTTGCCTGTTGCATACGAAAGCGGAGGATAACTCGGCCTCGTATCGGCGCATTACCCAGATTGCCCAGACCTCGTCTGGGTTTGACCTTGCGGAATTAGACCTTCGGCAACGCCACGAGGGCGATATTCTGGGTGCGGTGCAATCTGGTACCCACCGGACGCTGCGGTTGCTCAACCTTGCCGATGACCAAGATATTGTGGAGCGCACTCACGCGGATGCGTACGCCATGGTTCAGCGCAATCCACAGTTGGCCGAAGAGCTGACGCAGAATTTGAGCCAAAGCGAGCAGGAATACTTGGAGAAAAACTAAGAGGGGATAGGCTATAGGTATGAAAATCTACGCCCCCTTCGCGGGCATCGTTCGCTGCCATGTCGATGTAGGTGAGAAAATTAGTACTGGTCAGGAGCTAGCTACCGTTGAGGCGACGAAGCTGGAATCGCCCGTCGTGTCCCCAGGCCCGGGGATGATTACTCGCATAGCGGTGGCGGATTTTAGCGATGTTATTGGCGGAGACTTAATTATGGAGATTGGAGAAGCGTAAATGACGCGGATTATTGCAGGCGAAGCGCGGGGGCGGACTATTAAAGTTCCGGCAGAGGGAACCCGCCCGACCGCCGATCGCGCGAGGGAAGGCCTCTTTTCCTCGTTGAATGCCCGGTGGGGGTTCCCAGGCTCCACGGTGCTTGATCTATTCGCTGGATCCGGCGCCTTGGGGCTGGAAGCATTAAGCCGTGGGGCAGACGAGGCGGTGCTGGTGGAGTCCAACCCTGCGGCGGTGTCCATCATCAAGCACAACATAGGCGTGGTGAAACATCCCGGTGCCCGCGTGGAGGAAAGGAAGGTATCGACG
The window above is part of the Corynebacterium accolens genome. Proteins encoded here:
- a CDS encoding ATP-dependent DNA helicase RecG encodes the protein MLGWQDDRPLTDVLDKKDATKITKALGYKTCGELLAHYPRDYIRHNQDVGLGDAAEGDIVTITGTVTGITTRDTGKTTIINVQLDGHIIATFFNAMYVLRMLHRGQRVMMSGKLKYFRQQPQLQQPDFVEIDAFGRPDGELAAYQAPAAGKKKPQKATGSLRNLSQFGRLDKLLLEREWIPVYPATAKITSWYLMGAIHYVLAHTPTIREPLDQQMIISLDQAVREIHEPGAAGPQRAVQRLKYNEALSIGLVMALRQRDAHAHTAPAMPAILGGFREELLTHLPFELTQGQRRVITEIDDDLSGSLPMMRLLQGEVGSGKTMVATCAMLQAIDAGSQAALLAPTEVLASQHAASIGTSVPEGVKVVLLTGSMRTAEKRQALLDIVSGEANIVIGTHAIIQESVEFFDLGLVIVDEQHRFGVEQRDSLRSKTREGISPHVLVMTATPIPRTIAMTIFGDLAVSTLAELPGGRKPIQSAVVAEWRPIWVARALERIREEVAHGHQAYIVCPRIEGEGGVLELAEQLAAGPFKGLRVDILHGKMPNKDEVMTSFARGEIDILVSTTVIEVGVDVPNATVMLIREAENFGVSQLHQLRGRVGRGGNASICLLHTKAEDNSASYRRITQIAQTSSGFDLAELDLRQRHEGDILGAVQSGTHRTLRLLNLADDQDIVERTHADAYAMVQRNPQLAEELTQNLSQSEQEYLEKN
- the rsmD gene encoding 16S rRNA (guanine(966)-N(2))-methyltransferase RsmD; this encodes MTRIIAGEARGRTIKVPAEGTRPTADRAREGLFSSLNARWGFPGSTVLDLFAGSGALGLEALSRGADEAVLVESNPAAVSIIKHNIGVVKHPGARVEERKVSTYLASAPRGYFDLVLADPPYAFDDVPGLIAAVEPVLTDNAMVVIERHVESPETDWPEGFEPTGQKLKKRTFGIARMDMAVYTRPGTDDTDDTLDS
- a CDS encoding biotin/lipoyl-containing protein, with product MKIYAPFAGIVRCHVDVGEKISTGQELATVEATKLESPVVSPGPGMITRIAVADFSDVIGGDLIMEIGEA